Proteins encoded within one genomic window of Acidiferrobacter thiooxydans:
- a CDS encoding AAA family ATPase, which translates to MDTPLSHTTSLALAQAALETILVGKTESVRLALCCALAGGHLLLEDVPGVGKTTLAYGLQAVLGLAFKRVQFTADLLPADVIGVSIFDPEARAFSFHKGPIFTQLLLADEINRATPKTQSALLEALAEGQVTVDGVPHRLPQPFFVVATQNPHHQVGTFRLPESQMDRFLMRLTLGYPDRAAERQILTGGDRQAMARQQASLLTAADLVALRTQVRAVRCAEALLDYLQDLLAASRARPDWGGGFSPRAGLALRDAARAHAVLEERDYVLPEDVQAVAVAVLAHRLPAGDPEREVRALLETVAVP; encoded by the coding sequence GGTCGGCAAGACCGAGTCGGTACGGCTGGCCCTGTGCTGCGCGCTCGCCGGCGGCCACCTGCTGCTGGAGGACGTGCCCGGAGTCGGCAAGACGACGCTCGCCTACGGTCTGCAGGCGGTCCTGGGGCTTGCCTTCAAGCGCGTGCAGTTCACGGCCGACCTGTTGCCGGCCGACGTCATCGGGGTGTCGATATTCGATCCCGAGGCACGCGCTTTCAGTTTTCACAAGGGGCCGATCTTTACTCAGCTGTTGCTCGCAGACGAGATCAACCGCGCCACCCCCAAGACCCAGAGCGCGCTGCTCGAGGCATTGGCCGAGGGGCAGGTCACAGTTGATGGCGTACCGCACCGTCTGCCGCAACCGTTCTTCGTGGTCGCCACCCAGAACCCGCACCACCAGGTCGGCACCTTCCGCCTGCCGGAGTCGCAAATGGACCGCTTTCTGATGCGCCTGACCCTGGGCTATCCGGACCGCGCCGCGGAACGTCAGATCCTGACCGGCGGCGACCGCCAGGCCATGGCCCGCCAGCAGGCGTCGCTGCTCACCGCCGCCGATCTCGTGGCCTTGCGCACCCAGGTACGCGCGGTACGCTGTGCCGAGGCCTTGCTCGATTACCTCCAGGACCTGTTGGCGGCGAGCCGCGCGCGGCCCGATTGGGGTGGCGGGTTCTCGCCGCGCGCCGGGCTCGCGCTGCGCGATGCCGCGCGCGCCCATGCGGTCCTCGAGGAACGGGACTACGTGCTACCCGAGGATGTGCAGGCGGTGGCGGTGGCGGTCCTGGCCCACAGGCTCCCGGCCGGCGACCCCGAGCGCGAGGTGCGCGCGCTGCTCGAGACCGTGGCCGTGCCATGA
- a CDS encoding DUF58 domain-containing protein: MSRPAQTLGRRSIYLLPTREGLWFGATVFVLLLAAVNYGNGLAYAVTFLLAAFATLSSAQGQRNLLGLVVHEGLPRPAFAGSPVAFRVILVNPTDSPRLGVTITGHPGPPITVDLAAREQRATEVPWPTTQRGAVPAPTLRVSSRYPFGLLRVFSRRIALEDAAIVYPRPAPFAPLPPGCAGDDHDLDAAILHGGGGGDFTGLADYRPGENPRHIHWKALAAGKGVLVKRFAGLAEREIQLSLDAGPDLEEGLQRLCRQCLDAEKGGYRYGLALDPVRIPPGAGTAHLEYCLTSLALYDGTRR, encoded by the coding sequence ATGAGCCGCCCGGCCCAGACGCTCGGGCGGCGCTCCATTTATCTGTTGCCGACGCGCGAGGGTCTGTGGTTTGGCGCGACGGTCTTTGTTCTGCTGCTCGCCGCCGTGAACTATGGCAACGGGCTTGCCTATGCCGTTACCTTCCTGCTGGCCGCCTTCGCCACCCTGTCGTCGGCGCAGGGACAACGTAACCTTCTTGGGCTCGTGGTCCATGAAGGTCTGCCACGTCCGGCCTTCGCCGGTTCCCCGGTGGCATTCCGTGTGATCCTGGTAAATCCCACGGACAGCCCGCGGCTCGGGGTCACCATCACCGGGCACCCGGGACCGCCGATCACAGTCGATCTCGCCGCCCGCGAGCAGCGCGCCACCGAAGTCCCCTGGCCCACCACGCAGCGAGGGGCGGTGCCGGCACCCACGTTGCGCGTCAGCAGCCGCTATCCGTTCGGCCTGCTGCGCGTGTTTTCGCGACGGATCGCGCTCGAGGATGCGGCGATCGTCTATCCCCGGCCGGCGCCGTTCGCGCCCCTGCCCCCGGGATGCGCCGGTGACGATCACGACCTCGATGCCGCGATCCTTCATGGGGGCGGGGGCGGCGACTTCACGGGACTTGCCGACTACCGGCCGGGCGAGAACCCACGGCACATCCACTGGAAGGCCTTGGCGGCTGGTAAAGGCGTGCTGGTAAAGCGCTTCGCCGGACTTGCCGAGCGCGAGATCCAGCTTAGCCTGGACGCCGGCCCAGACCTCGAGGAGGGCCTTCAGCGCCTGTGCCGGCAGTGCCTGGATGCCGAAAAGGGCGGTTACCGCTATGGGCTCGCCCTGGATCCGGTACGCATCCCTCCAGGGGCAGGGACCGCACACCTCGAGTACTGTCTGACATCCCTGGCCTTGTATGACGGCACGCGCCGCTGA